The following are encoded together in the Caretta caretta isolate rCarCar2 chromosome 17, rCarCar1.hap1, whole genome shotgun sequence genome:
- the SERPINF1 gene encoding pigment epithelium-derived factor, protein MQTLFVLLWLGLLASPSRSQDSATEQDSGTPEGGNIEAAEEEDPFYKSPVNKLAAAVSNFGYDLYRQQSSKTPTANVLLSPFSVATALSGILLGAGERTEDLISRTLFYDLLDKAEVHNTYKELLASITAPVKGLRSATRIVVEKKLRMKIGFVSRLAKSYGARPKLLTGNAQSDLQDINNWVQQQTKGKIVKFLKEIPTGISIFLIGAAYFKGQWETKFDPTKTTLQDFHLDEDRSVKVPMMSDPKAILRYGFDSELNCKIAQLPLTGGVSAMFFLPQKVTQNMTLIEESLTSEFVRDIDRELKTIHAALSIPRLKLSSEEALRSTLQEMRLQSLFTSPDFSKISPKSTKLSHVQHKAVLELNEDGARSTPNPVENAARLTFPLDYHLDRPFLFVLRDDVTGTLLFIGKILDPRST, encoded by the exons ATGCAGACTCTGTTTGTTCTCCTGTGGTTAGGGCTCCTAGCCTCCCCCAGCAGATCTCAGGACTCTGCTACAGAGCAG GACTCTGGTACCCCTGAAGGAGGCAACATAGAGGCTGCTGAGGAGGAAGATCCCTTCTACAAAAGCCCTGTAAACAAACTGGCAGCTGCAGTCTCCAACTTTGGCTATGACCTATATCGCCAGCAGTCGAGCAAGACTCCCACCGCCAATGTGTTACTGTCTCCCTTCAGTGTGGCTACTGCACTTTCTGGTATTTTACTAG GTGCTGGAGAGCGAACAGAAGACCTGATTTCTCGTACTCTCTTCTACGACCTGCTTGACAAGGCTGAGGTCCACAACACCTACAAGGAGCTACTGGCCAGCATCACTGCACCTGTAAAGGGCTTAAGAAGTGCCACCCGCATTGTTGTGGAGAAAA AACTGAGAATGAAAATTGGGTTTGTGAGCCGGCTGGCGAAGTCCTATGGAGCACGGCCCAAGTTGCTGACTGGCAATGCCCAATCAGACCTTCAAGACATCAACAACTGGGTGCAACAACAGACCAAGGGAAAGATTGTCAAATTCCTGAAGGAGATACCTACAGGCATCAGCATCTTCCTCATCGGGGCAGCTTATTTCAAAG gacagTGGGAGACCAAGTTTGACCCTACAAAGACTACGCTGCAGGACTTCCACCTGGATGAAGACCGATCTGTGAAGGTGCCCATGATGTCGGACCCCAAAGCCATACTGCGATATGGCTTCGACTCAGAACTCAACTGCAAG ATTGCACAGCTACCACTAACAGGCGGTGTCAGTGCTATGTTCTTCCTGCCACAGAAGGTGACCCAGAACATGACCCTGATTGAGGAGAGTCTCACCTCAGAGTTTGTCCGTGACATTGACAGGGAGCTGAAGACAATTCACGCTGCGCTGAGCATACCCAGGCTGAAGCTGAGCTCTGAGGAGGCACTTAGAAGCACACTGCAGGAAATGA gGCTCCAGTCGCTCTTCACATCACCTGACTTCAGCAAGATTTCTCCCAAATCCACCAAGCTCTCTCATGTGCAACACAAGGCAGTCCTGGAACTAAATGAAGATGGGGCAAGATCCACACCAAACCCTGTAGAGAATGCTGCTCGCCTGACCTTCCCCCTTGACTACCATCTGGACAGACCTTTCCTATTTGTGCTGCGGGATGACGTCACGGGAACCCTCCTTTTTATTGGCAAAATCCTGGACCCCAGGAGCACTTAG
- the SERPINF2 gene encoding alpha-2-antiplasmin, which yields MPVTAWQAWAGQGASSVPCRAIGWVERVSAPTEMLSKPRNTAMLLWGLLLCLSTLHDSPRFPLAHALEMETPPHDDAAQQESPEGPAVKNDTSIENPEWDPSALQWTSQHSEEAGALEGDPQFVPTTTLLPVVDPTLPNAAVSDSTSDTWEDIHGPTLPLPTTTSTTSPGAGLTSSEGHLVTRTVGDHKQVLEGQEVDSSEEEEEGQERGCDMSQEQTHRLAEGLMKFTIDLLTEVQLETSRPNVILSPLSITLALSQLALGAANQTEKRLLEALHLESVPCLHHLLSSIRRRLTGSMLRVASRVYLQKGFEVKEKFLENSEQFYGAKPVTLSGNNENDLIAINKWIKEATEGQISTFLDHLPARTVMLLLNAVHFQGFWRHKFDPSQTGPDIFHLDDQFIVPVEMMKAQKYSLSWFTLDPLEVQVARFPFKGNMSFVAIVPNQFKWNVSQVLVNLSHDKLHSRFLKEKPTMVKMPKLHVDYQLELNQVLSQLGLGELFSAPDLQKITDEPLFVSSIQHQSTLELAEDGVEASAATSVMMSRSLSTFSLNQPFLFIIFEETTGIPLFVGSIQNPNPNAAKQRKEPQDLPNLKNAIKNSIPK from the exons ATGCCTGTCACTGCCTGGCAAGCGTGGGCTGGACAAGGGGCTTCATCTGTCCCATGCAGAGCCATCGGCTGGGTAGAGAGGGTGTCAGCACCAACAGAAATGCTTAGCAAACCGAG AAATACGGCGATGCTGCTCTGGGGTCTGCTGCTCTGCTTGTCCACTCTGCACGATAGCCCACGG TTTCCTTTGGCACATGCCCTTGAGATGGAGACTCCCCCCCACGACgacgctgcccagcaggagagcCCTGAG GGCCCTGCAGTGAAAAATGACACCAGCATAGAGAATCCGGAGTGGGATCCCTCAGCACTACAGTGGACCAGTCAG CACTCTGAAGAGGCTGGAGCCTTAGAAGGCGATCCACAGTTTGTTCCCACCACCACTCTTCTGCCAGTAGTGGATCCAACCCTGCCAAATGCTGCAGTGTCAGATTCCACCTCTGACACCTGGGAAGACATCCATGGGCCTACACTGCCACTTCCTACCACTACCAGCACCACAAGCCCTGGGGCTGGCCTCACAAGCTCAGAGGGCCATCTTGTCACCAGGACAGTAGGAGATCACAAGCAGGTGCTGGAAGGGCAAGAAGTTGATTCctctgaagaggaggaagaaggtcAAGAGAGAGGCTGTGACATGTCTCAAGAGCAGACACACAGGCTAGCAGAAggtctgatgaaattcaccaTCGATCTCCTGACAGAGGTCCAGCTGGAGACCAGCAGACCCAATGTGATCCTGTCTCCCCTCAGCATCACCCTGGCATTGTCCCAGCTGGCACTAG GAGCAGCAAACCAGACGGAGAAACGCCTGCTGGAGGCACTGCACCTGGAATCAGTGCCCTGTCTCCACCACCTGCTGAGCAGCATTCGCAGGCGGCTCACAGGATCCATGCTCAGAGTAGCTTCACGCGTCTATCTGCAGAAAG GGTTTGAGGTTAAAGAGAAATTCTTGGAGAACTCAGAGCAATTCTATGGGGCAAAGCCTGTGACCCTGTCTGGGAACAATGAAAATGACCTCATAGCCATAAACAAGTGGATAAAGGAGGCTACTGAAGGGCAGATATCCACCTTCCTGGATCATCTCCCTGCGAGGACTGTGATGCTCCTACTCAATGCTGTCCACTTCCAAG GATTTTGGAGGCATAAGTTTGACCCCAGCCAGACTGGGCCAGATATATTCCACCTTGATGACCAGTTCATAGTTCCCGTTGAGATGATGAAAGCTCAGAAATATTCCCTGAGCTGGTTTACTCTGGATCCCCTGGAGGTTCAG GTAGCCAGGTTTCCCTTTAAGGGCAACATGAGTTTTGTGGCCATTGTCCCAAACCAGTTTAAGTGGAACGTCTCCCAGGTGCTGGTGAACCTCAGCCATGACAAGCTTCACAGCCGTTTCCTCAAGGAGAAGCCCACCATGGTAAAGATGCCCAAACTGCATGTAGATTACCAGCTTGAACTCAACCAAGTCCTCAGCCAACTAG GCCTCGGGGAGTTGTTTTCAGCCCCAGACCTGCAGAAGATCACAGATGAGCCTCTCTTTGTATCCAGCATCCAGCACCAGTCCACCCTGGAGCTTGCAGAAGATGGCGTGGAGGCATCAGCTGCCACCAGTGTCATGATGTCTCGTTCACTCTCCACTTTCAGCCTCAACCAACCCTTTCTCTTCATCATCTTTGAGGAGACAACGGGCATCCCACTCTTTGTGGGCAGCATCCAGAACCCCAACCCCAATGCTGCCAAACAGAGAAAAGAGCCACAGGACTTGCCTAACCTGAAAAATGCCATCAAAAATAGTATCCCCAAATAA